The Candidatus Koribacter versatilis Ellin345 genome has a segment encoding these proteins:
- a CDS encoding trans-sulfuration enzyme family protein: MADSIKKSHGFQTIAVHAGRNVDPSTGAVAMPIYPSTTFERDTDGAFSRGYSYIRDANPNRKALEACLSALEVGEEAIAFSSGMGATFSVFQILSPGDHVVLHRDMYYGVRELINGIFTRYGIQHTVVDMRNLDETRAAVRPGTKLFWLETPTNPLIEVVAIEPIAAIAHEHGALFACENTFATPALQRPLELGADLVVHSLTKYLSGHSDAMGGAVILKRAGDLAHKIRDFQHNGGAVLSPFDCWLILRGIESLPARMRIHCENAQKIAEFLSAHAAVSKVRYPGLTNDPGHAIAKRQMRAFGGMLSFEIRGARAEAFLVSSRFQLIIRATSLGGTHTLVEHRASIEGAHTRAPESLLRMSVGLEDTADLIDDLDQALTALPGSLL; encoded by the coding sequence ATGGCCGATTCCATAAAGAAGTCTCACGGCTTTCAAACGATAGCCGTCCATGCCGGCAGGAATGTTGATCCCTCCACCGGCGCGGTCGCTATGCCCATCTATCCTTCCACGACGTTCGAGCGCGATACCGACGGTGCCTTCTCCCGCGGCTACAGTTACATCCGCGACGCCAACCCCAATCGCAAGGCCCTCGAAGCCTGCCTGAGCGCGCTTGAAGTGGGCGAAGAAGCCATCGCCTTCAGTTCCGGGATGGGCGCCACGTTTTCGGTCTTTCAAATTCTCTCGCCCGGCGATCACGTCGTGCTTCATCGCGACATGTATTACGGCGTCCGCGAACTCATCAACGGCATCTTCACGCGCTACGGGATCCAGCACACCGTAGTTGACATGCGCAACCTTGACGAGACTCGTGCCGCGGTTCGACCAGGCACAAAGCTCTTCTGGCTCGAAACGCCAACCAACCCGCTGATCGAAGTCGTGGCCATCGAACCCATCGCTGCGATTGCCCACGAGCACGGTGCGCTCTTCGCCTGCGAGAACACCTTCGCCACGCCGGCATTGCAGCGCCCGCTCGAACTCGGCGCCGATCTCGTCGTCCACTCGCTCACGAAATACCTCTCCGGCCATAGCGACGCCATGGGTGGCGCGGTCATCCTCAAGCGGGCCGGCGACCTCGCCCACAAGATTCGCGATTTCCAACACAACGGCGGCGCCGTTCTCTCCCCGTTCGATTGCTGGCTGATTCTGCGCGGTATCGAAAGCCTCCCGGCCCGCATGCGCATCCATTGCGAAAACGCACAGAAGATCGCCGAATTTCTCTCAGCGCACGCAGCGGTGTCGAAGGTTCGCTACCCGGGCCTAACGAACGATCCCGGTCACGCAATCGCCAAGCGGCAAATGCGTGCCTTCGGTGGCATGCTCTCTTTCGAAATTCGTGGCGCACGTGCGGAAGCCTTCCTCGTTTCCTCACGCTTTCAGCTAATCATCCGCGCCACCAGCTTGGGAGGCACCCACACACTGGTCGAGCATCGTGCCTCCATCGAGGGCGCGCACACGCGCGCTCCCGAATCGCTCCTGCGAATGTCCGTTGGCCTCGAAGACACCGCCGATCTCATCGACGACCTCGACCAGGCGCTGACCGCATTGCCGGGTTCCCTGCTCTGA
- a CDS encoding mechanosensitive ion channel family protein produces MFVIRLDLPAAAAQAGWNAHRRFQALWDEWADDLIEFVRRDLPKVIAVLIIAFILTRLLKLITGRLSHLGKTGALPTAVRSQQIRTLSGILYSTGVFIIALLAALQVLPLFGINMGPLLASAGVAGLAIGFGAQTLVKDVVTGFFILVENQYEVGDTIKIADKTGVVELMSLRRTILRDGNGSLHIIPNSSITVVTNLTRDWTQVAMHVSVAYDEPSEKVTGLLKQVGIEIQQDPELKDLIVGSPEVPGIEKVSAGEVDYLMLVKTLPGKQYAVSRDLRRRIKECFQKNNVRPGGISHVYVLDKPPTE; encoded by the coding sequence ATGTTCGTGATCCGCCTCGATCTGCCCGCTGCTGCCGCCCAAGCCGGATGGAATGCTCACCGCCGTTTCCAGGCTTTGTGGGACGAGTGGGCCGATGACCTCATTGAATTCGTGCGCCGCGACTTGCCCAAGGTGATCGCGGTCCTCATCATCGCGTTTATTCTCACACGGTTACTGAAGCTCATCACCGGGCGGTTGTCGCACCTGGGCAAAACCGGAGCGCTTCCCACCGCCGTCCGCTCCCAGCAAATCCGCACCCTGTCTGGCATCCTCTACAGCACGGGCGTTTTTATCATTGCCTTGCTCGCAGCGTTGCAGGTCCTGCCGTTGTTCGGCATCAACATGGGACCACTGCTCGCCAGCGCCGGCGTGGCAGGCCTCGCGATCGGTTTCGGCGCCCAAACACTGGTGAAGGACGTCGTAACCGGTTTCTTCATCCTCGTCGAAAATCAGTACGAAGTGGGCGACACCATCAAAATCGCCGACAAGACCGGTGTCGTCGAACTCATGAGCCTCCGCCGCACCATTCTGCGCGACGGCAACGGCTCCCTGCACATCATCCCGAACAGTTCCATCACGGTCGTTACCAATCTCACGCGCGATTGGACTCAGGTCGCCATGCATGTCTCCGTCGCTTACGACGAGCCCAGCGAGAAAGTCACCGGCCTCCTCAAGCAGGTCGGCATAGAAATCCAGCAGGATCCCGAGCTCAAAGATTTAATTGTCGGCAGCCCTGAAGTTCCCGGCATTGAGAAGGTTTCCGCCGGCGAAGTGGATTACCTGATGCTCGTCAAAACTTTGCCCGGTAAGCAATACGCGGTCAGCCGCGATCTCCGCCGCCGCATCAAGGAATGTTTCCAGAAGAACAACGTGCGCCCCGGCGGCATCTCCCACGTCTATGTTCTCGACAAGCCCCCGACAGAGTAA
- a CDS encoding sodium-translocating pyrophosphatase, which yields MSMWHASVRRLSKSVLFINRSFISLAIFLGVLAFSSTAAFGQSEAGGEAALKLPDLSSVSFMGVDGHKLLLIGLVFCALGLAFGLAIYMTLKNLPVHRSMLEISELIYETCKTYLTTQGKFILILWAFIAVVIAMYFGWLAPVPNKPIAVTLPVILAFSLVGIAGSYGVAWFGIRVNTFANSRTAFAGLRGKPYSIYEIPLRAGMSIGMMLISVELLIMLCILLFVPADYAGPCFIGFAIGESLGAAALRIAGGIFTKIADIGSDLMKIVFKIKEDDARNPGVIADCTGDNAGDSVGPSADGFETYGVTGVALITFILLGVHDPKVQVQLLVWIFVMRIMMLVSSAGAYFLNTVIAKGRFGNADEMNFETPLTSLVWITSIVSIILTYIVSKMMIPDLSGDTTLWWKLATIISCGTLAGAVIPEFVKVFTSVDSKHVQEVVTSSKEGGASLNILSGLVAGNFSAYWLGLTMVVLMGVGYYVSAWGAAEGHGLGALMLAPAVFAFGLVAFGFLGMGPVTIAVDSYGPVTDNAQSVYELSLIENVPNIEAELKKDFNINVNFERAKHLLEANDGAGNTFKATAKPVLIGTAVVGATTMIFSIIMALTNGLTTDVGKLSLLHAPFVLGLITGGAMIFWFAGASIQAVSTGAYRAVEFIKANIKLEGIEKASVADSKKVVAICTQYAQKGMFNIFLAVFFGTLAFAFFEPFFFIGYLISIAIFGLYEAIFMANAGGAWDNAKKVVEVELKAKGTPLHDATVVGDTVGDPFKDTSSVAMNPVIKFTTLFGLLAVELAVSLEKNGGPLGRILALAFFIVSAFFVWRSFYGMRIGSLKNE from the coding sequence ATGAGTATGTGGCACGCCTCTGTGCGGCGTTTGTCCAAATCTGTGCTTTTTATAAATCGGTCCTTTATATCCCTGGCCATCTTTTTAGGCGTGCTGGCATTCTCCAGTACTGCTGCCTTCGGGCAGTCCGAAGCCGGCGGCGAAGCAGCGTTGAAGCTTCCCGATCTGTCCTCCGTCAGTTTTATGGGTGTGGACGGCCACAAGCTTCTTCTCATCGGCCTCGTCTTTTGCGCTCTCGGTCTGGCCTTCGGCCTCGCCATTTACATGACGCTCAAGAACCTGCCGGTGCATCGCTCGATGCTCGAAATCTCTGAGCTGATTTACGAGACTTGCAAGACCTATCTAACGACGCAAGGCAAGTTCATCCTCATCCTCTGGGCCTTCATCGCCGTGGTCATCGCCATGTACTTCGGATGGCTGGCGCCCGTTCCTAATAAGCCGATCGCAGTGACCCTTCCCGTCATCCTTGCTTTCAGCCTGGTTGGGATTGCCGGCAGCTATGGCGTGGCGTGGTTCGGCATTCGCGTCAACACTTTTGCGAACTCGCGGACAGCCTTTGCCGGCCTTCGCGGCAAGCCGTACTCGATCTACGAGATCCCGCTGCGCGCGGGTATGAGCATTGGCATGATGCTGATCAGCGTCGAATTGCTGATCATGCTCTGCATCCTTCTCTTCGTCCCCGCCGACTACGCTGGCCCTTGCTTTATCGGCTTCGCGATCGGTGAATCGCTGGGCGCAGCCGCCCTGCGTATCGCCGGCGGCATCTTCACCAAGATCGCCGACATCGGTTCTGACTTAATGAAGATCGTCTTCAAGATTAAGGAAGACGATGCCCGCAACCCCGGCGTTATCGCCGACTGCACCGGCGACAACGCCGGCGACTCGGTTGGCCCATCGGCCGACGGCTTCGAAACTTACGGCGTCACTGGCGTCGCGCTCATCACCTTTATCCTGCTCGGCGTTCACGATCCCAAAGTCCAGGTCCAGCTTCTGGTGTGGATCTTCGTCATGCGCATCATGATGCTCGTCTCCAGCGCCGGCGCGTATTTCCTGAATACGGTCATCGCCAAGGGACGCTTCGGCAACGCCGACGAGATGAACTTCGAGACCCCGCTCACCTCTCTGGTGTGGATCACCTCAATCGTCTCCATCATCCTGACTTACATCGTTAGCAAGATGATGATTCCCGACCTTAGCGGTGACACCACCCTGTGGTGGAAGCTCGCCACGATCATCTCCTGCGGCACGTTGGCAGGCGCGGTCATTCCTGAGTTCGTAAAGGTCTTCACCTCGGTGGACTCCAAGCACGTCCAGGAAGTCGTTACCTCCTCGAAAGAAGGCGGCGCCTCGCTCAACATCCTCTCCGGTCTCGTAGCCGGTAACTTCTCCGCCTACTGGCTCGGCCTCACCATGGTCGTGTTGATGGGTGTCGGTTATTACGTGTCTGCTTGGGGCGCGGCGGAAGGTCACGGCCTCGGGGCGCTCATGCTCGCTCCCGCGGTCTTCGCCTTCGGACTCGTAGCCTTCGGCTTCCTCGGCATGGGTCCTGTCACCATCGCCGTTGATTCCTACGGCCCCGTTACCGACAACGCGCAGTCCGTCTATGAACTCTCGTTGATCGAGAATGTGCCCAACATCGAAGCCGAACTGAAGAAGGATTTCAACATCAACGTTAACTTCGAGCGCGCCAAGCACCTGCTCGAAGCCAACGACGGTGCCGGCAATACCTTCAAAGCCACCGCCAAACCGGTACTGATCGGAACGGCAGTCGTCGGCGCAACCACCATGATCTTCTCCATCATCATGGCGCTCACCAACGGCCTCACCACCGATGTCGGCAAGCTCTCGTTGCTGCACGCTCCGTTTGTTCTCGGCCTCATCACTGGCGGCGCCATGATCTTCTGGTTCGCGGGCGCATCCATCCAGGCCGTGAGCACCGGCGCTTACCGCGCGGTCGAGTTCATCAAGGCCAACATCAAATTGGAAGGCATCGAAAAAGCCTCCGTTGCGGACAGCAAGAAGGTCGTGGCCATCTGCACTCAGTACGCGCAGAAGGGCATGTTCAACATCTTCCTTGCCGTCTTCTTCGGGACGCTTGCTTTCGCCTTCTTCGAGCCGTTCTTCTTTATCGGCTACCTGATCTCCATCGCGATCTTCGGCTTGTATGAAGCCATCTTCATGGCCAATGCCGGCGGTGCGTGGGACAACGCCAAGAAGGTCGTGGAAGTCGAACTCAAAGCCAAGGGCACGCCGCTGCACGATGCCACCGTTGTCGGCGACACCGTCGGCGATCCCTTCAAAGACACCTCTTCGGTCGCGATGAACCCGGTGATCAAGTTCACCACGCTCTTCGGATTGCTCGCCGTCGAACTCGCCGTCTCGCTCGAAAAGAACGGCGGACCGCTCGGACGCATCCTGGCTCTGGCGTTCTTCATCGTCTCGGCGTTCTTCGTATGGCGTTCCTTCTACGGAATGCGCATCGGTTCGCTGAAGAACGAATAA
- a CDS encoding PGN_0703 family putative restriction endonuclease, with translation MPTASHLRREIIVRNQRRVRNGAEVGVKSYGRDEVVVYSESPDGRSHGNFFPESYAAILKRPEWRRRLAKVHTGRRNLPNTEKWKELDACTSSDALLMNIFCHPETLAEGKLRRLMSVDMEAEPEFGVRVAAPLQNGHRDRTEVDMRWGDLLVEAKLTETDFQCCREELVERYRDFDELFDAKSLARGEAGYANYQLIRGVLAAASNDDRFCVIADARRPDLRERWFAVMQSVRSYDLRMRCQMLTWQEICAVLPEILQQWLGEKYGIFTPGTEPTMDAEEWYW, from the coding sequence ATGCCCACGGCGAGTCACTTGCGGCGCGAGATCATTGTCCGAAACCAGCGACGGGTGCGGAACGGCGCGGAAGTCGGAGTCAAAAGCTATGGCCGCGATGAGGTCGTGGTGTATTCCGAGTCGCCGGATGGGCGATCGCATGGGAATTTTTTCCCTGAGAGCTACGCCGCGATCCTCAAACGCCCGGAGTGGCGGCGCCGCCTCGCCAAAGTGCATACCGGCCGCCGAAACCTGCCTAACACCGAAAAGTGGAAGGAACTGGATGCCTGCACCAGCTCCGATGCGCTGCTGATGAACATCTTCTGCCATCCGGAAACGCTGGCGGAAGGGAAGTTGCGGAGATTGATGAGCGTCGATATGGAGGCGGAGCCGGAATTCGGCGTGAGAGTAGCCGCGCCACTGCAGAACGGGCATCGCGATCGTACCGAAGTGGATATGCGCTGGGGCGACCTGCTGGTGGAAGCCAAGCTGACCGAGACGGATTTCCAGTGCTGCCGCGAGGAACTGGTCGAGCGGTACCGCGATTTTGACGAGCTCTTTGACGCGAAGTCGCTGGCGCGCGGCGAAGCTGGGTACGCGAATTATCAGTTGATCCGCGGAGTACTCGCAGCCGCGTCGAACGACGATCGTTTCTGCGTGATCGCTGATGCGCGGCGTCCCGATCTGCGCGAACGCTGGTTCGCCGTGATGCAGAGCGTGCGAAGCTATGACCTTCGCATGCGCTGCCAGATGCTGACCTGGCAGGAGATCTGCGCGGTTCTGCCGGAGATTCTGCAGCAGTGGCTGGGAGAGAAGTACGGAATTTTCACGCCGGGCACGGAGCCGACGATGGATGCGGAGGAGTGGTACTGGTAA
- a CDS encoding WG repeat-containing protein: MAILQLGGGNCGYINRSGKIVITPRFDYCTDFVMPEARNTAF, encoded by the coding sequence ATGGCAATACTTCAATTGGGAGGCGGAAATTGCGGATATATCAATCGGAGCGGCAAAATCGTAATCACTCCCCGCTTCGACTACTGCACAGATTTCGTAATGCCAGAAGCACGTAATACCGCGTTCTGA